In Carya illinoinensis cultivar Pawnee chromosome 16, C.illinoinensisPawnee_v1, whole genome shotgun sequence, a single window of DNA contains:
- the LOC122299811 gene encoding probable protein phosphatase 2C 72, protein MLTWGSLNSRLRKLGFIDSWTVKVSGKQNKIISSVMEICLSVASLSIHDAEDGHENAIFIQGNNVSNGLGSLYSKQGSKGLNQDAANLYQGYGVDDGALCGVFDGHGKNGQVVSELVCNQLPSLLLSLKNALSKVNFYMWKGACISVFELMDKDIELQEILDCSFSGTTAVVAIRQGKETKHI, encoded by the exons ATGCTCACTTGGGGGTCCTTAAATTCAAGACTGAGGAAActgggtttcattgattcttgGACTGTAAAAGTAAGTGGAAaacagaataaaataatttcatctgTAATGGAAATCTGTTTATCAGTTGCATCCTTGAGTATTCATGATGCTGAGGATGGCCATGAAAATGCAATATTCATCCAAGGAAATAATGTTTCTAATGGTCTTGGTTCTCTTTACTCTAAGCAAGGTAGCAAAGGACTAAACCAAGATGCAGCTAATCTTTACCAG GGTTATGGAGTGGATGATGGAGCTCTGTGTGGTGTTTTTGATGGGCATGGGAAGAATGGTCAAGTAGTGAGCGAGCTTGTATGTAACCAGCTGCCTTCACTCTTACTTAGCCTAAAGAATGCTCTCTCAAAGGTTAATTTTTATATGTGGAAAGGGGCTTGTATCAGTGTCTTCGAGTTGATGGATAAGGATATAGAGCTTCAAGAGATTTTGGACTGCTCTTTTAGTGGAACCACTGCTGTTGTTGCCATAAGACAAGGAAAAGAGACTAAGCACATATGA
- the LOC122299894 gene encoding glycosyltransferase BC10-like, producing the protein MQSRAVPFEEGKEPSVINRTNQSKTSQLRLLRILVPFLALCVTFSVISIYTIRYFGINGVPTTVKSTFQPCYEEPRSLKQWIRPPLNLIHNMTDKELLWRASFVPRIKKYPFQRVPKIAFMFLTKGPLPLAPIWERFLKGHEELYSIYVHSLPSFQADFLPSSVFYRRQIPSQVSEWGRMSMCDAERRLLANALLDISNEWFILLSESCIPLYNFSVIRHYLMKSQYSYMGAFDDPGKFGRGRYNESMAPEVNITQWRKGSQWFEVNRKLAISIVEDTMYYPKFERFCRPACYVDEHYFPTMLTILAGNLLANRSITWVDWSRGGPHPATFGRADITEQFFKRILEGHNCTYNDQSSSICFLFARKFAPSAMEPLLQLSPNVLGF; encoded by the exons ATGCAATCACGGGCTGTGCCGTTTGAGGAAGGCAAGGAACCTTCGGTTATAAACAGGACAAACCAATCTAAAACCTCGCAGCTAAGGCTGCTTCGAATACTTGTGCCGTTTCTGGCTCTGTGCGTTACCTTTTCTGTTATTAGTATATACACAATTCGGTACTTCGGTATCAATGGCGTGCCGACAACGGTTAAGTCCACATTCCAGCCGTGCTATGAGGAACCGAGGAGTTTGAAGCAATGGATTAGACCGCCATTGAATTTAATTCATAATATGACCGATAAGGAACTATTGTGGAGGGCATCTTTTGTACCTCGGATAAAGAAGTATCCTTTCCAGAGAGTTCCCAAGATTGCATTCATGTTCTTGACTAAAGGGCCATTGCCACTGGCACCTATCTGGGAGAGGTTTTTGAAGGGGCATGAAGAGCTTTACTCTATTTATGTTCACTCGCTGCCATCATTCCAGGCCGACTTCCTGCCTTCATCAGTTTTTTACAGGAGACAGATCCCTAGTCAG GTCTCTGAGTGGGGAAGGATGAGTATGTGTGATGCTGAGAGAAGACTCCTCGCCAATGCTTTGCTTGACATCTCTAATGAATGGTTCATTCTCCTTTCTGAATCCTGCATTCCTCTCTATAATTTCAGTGTCATCCGCCACTATCTAATGAAATCCCAGTATAGCTACATGGGTGCATTTGATGATCCCGGGAAATTCGGGAGAGGACGCTATAACGAGAGCATGGCACCTGAGGTAAATATTACTCAGTGGCGGAAAGGATCTCAATGGTTCGAAGTGAACCGGAAGCTTGCCATCAGTATTGTGGAAGATACCATGTATTACCCAAAATTCGAACGGTTTTGTAGACCGGCATGCTACGTAGACGAGCACTATTTCCCCACCATGCTAACCATTCTAGCAGGGAATCTATTAGCAAATAGAAGCATTACTTGGGTGGATTGGTCGAGAGGTGGCCCTCACCCGGCTACTTTTGGGAGAGCAGACATCACAGAGCAGTTCTTCAAAAGAATTTTGGAGGGTCACAACTGCACTTACAATGATCAATcctcttcaatttgtttcttattTGCAAGAAAATTTGCTCCAAGTGCCATGGAACCTCTATTACAATTATCACCAAATGTTTTGGGCTTCTGA